In the genome of Sciurus carolinensis chromosome 3, mSciCar1.2, whole genome shotgun sequence, one region contains:
- the Cluh gene encoding clustered mitochondria protein homolog isoform X3: MVIKTDELPAAAPADSAREHGSQTGGKGRPGAAEPPSVMLLNGDCPESLKKEDGAAEPPRENGLDEGEPGDETTGQEVIVIQDTGFSVKILAPGIEPFSLQVSPQEMVQEIHQVLMDREDTCHRTCFSLHLDGNMLDHFSELRSVEGLQEGSVLRVVEEPYTVREARIHVRHVRDLLKSLDPSDAFNGVDCNSLSFLSVFTDGDLGDSGKRKKGLEMDPIDCTPPEYILPGSRERPLCPLQPQNRDWKPLQCLKVLTMSGWNPPPGNRKMHGDLMYLFVITAEDRQVSITASTRGFYLNQSTAYHFNPKPASPRFLSHSLVELLNQISPTFKKNFAVLQKKRVQRHPFERIATPFQVYSWTAPQAEHAMDCVRAEDAYTSRLGYEEHIPGQTRDWNEELQTTRELPRKNLPERLLRERAIFKVHSDFTAAATRGAMAVIDGNVMAINPSEETKMQMFIWNNIFFSLGFDVRDHYKDFGGDVAAYVAPTNDLNGVRTYNAVDVEGLYTLGTVVVDYRGYRVTAQSIIPGILERDQEQSVIYGSIDFGKTVVSHPRYLELLERTSRPLKILHHRVLNDRDEEVELCSSVECKGIIGNDGRHYILDLLRTFPPDLNFLPVSGEELPEECTRAGFPRAHRHKLCCLRQELVDAFVEHRYLLFMKLAALQLMQQKASKVENTTSLENGGLSPSESKPEDPLGPEVGSQEEGGSASGLAKVKELAETIASDDGTADPRSREVIRNACKAVGSISSTAFDIRFNPDIFSPGVRFPESCQDEVRDQKQLLKDAAAFLLSCQIPGLVKDCTDHAVLPMDGATLAEVMRQRGINMRYLGKVLDLVLRSPARDQLDHIYKIGIGELITRSAKHIFKTYLQGVELSGLSAAISHFLNCFLSSYPNPVAHLPADELLSKKRNKRRKNRPPGAADNTAWAVMTPQELWKNICQEAKNYFDFSLECDSVDQAVETYGLQKITLLREISLKTGIQILLKEYSFDSRHKPAFTEEDVLNIFPVVKHVNPKASDAFHFFQSGQAKVQQGFLKEGCELINEALNLFNNVYGAMHVEICACLRLLARLHYIMGDYAEALSNQQKAVLMSERVMGIEHPNTIQEYMHLALYCFASSQLSTALSLLYRARYLMLLVFGEDHPEMALLDNNIGLVLHGVMEYDLSLRFLENALAVSTKYHGPKALKVALSHHLVARVYESKAEFRSALQHEKEGYTIYKTQLGEDHEKTKESSEYLKCLTQQAVALQRTMNEIYRNGSSANIPPLKFTAPSMASVLEQLNVINGILFIPLSQKDLENLKAEVARRHQLQEASKNRDKAEEPMATEPEPAGAPEDVGSQPQAAKDPSSPSLQG, translated from the exons ATGGTCATCAAGACGGACGAGTTGCCGGCGGCCGCCCCTGCCGACAGCGCCCGTGAGCATGGCTCGCAGACCGGTGGCAAGGGGAGGCCGGGCGCGGCCG AACCACCATCAGTCATGCTGTTGAATGGGGACTGCCCAGAGAGCCTGAAGAAGGAGGATGGGGCAGCTGAGCCACCCAGGGAGAATGGGCTGGATGAAGGTGAGCCAGGAGATGAGACTACTGGACAGGAAGTCATTGTCATTCAGGACACAGGCTTTTCTGTGAAGATCCTGGCCCCTGGGATTGAGCCCTTCTCCCTTCAG GTGTCTCCCCAGGAGATGGTGCAGGAGATCCACCAGGTGCTCATGGACCGTGAAGACACATGTCACCGTACCTGCTTCTCACTGCACCTGGATGGCAACATGCTGGACCACTTTTCAGAGCTGCGTAGTGTTGAGGGGCTGCAGGAGGGTTCAGTGCTCCGTGTGGTGGAAG aGCCCTACACAGTGCGGGAGGCTCGCATCCATGTGCGCCATGTCCGAGACCTGCTCAAGAGCCTGGACCCATCTGATGCGTTCAATGGTGTTGACTGCAACTCCTTGTCCTTTCTGAGTGTCTTCACTGATGGTGACCTGGGAG ACAGTGGGAAGCGGAAGAAGGGATTGGAGATGGACCCCATCGACTGCACACCACCTGAGTACATCCTGCCAGGGAGCCGGGAGCGGCCGTTGTGTCCCCTACAACCCCAGAACCGTGACTGGAAG CCCCTGCAATGTCTGAAAGTGCTCACCATGAGTGGCTGGAACCCACCCCCTGGGAACCGCAAGATGCATGGGGACCTCATGTACTTGTTTGTGATCACAGCTGAGGACCGGCAAGTCAGCATCACAGCATCCACACGGGGCTTCTACCTGAACCA ATCCACAGCCTACCACTTCAACCCCAAACCTGCCAGCCCACGCTTCCTCAGCCATTCCCTAGTGGAGCTGCTCAACCAGATCAGCCCAACCTTCAAAAAAAACTTTGCTGTGCTACAGAAGAAAAG GGTCCAGCGCCACCCGTTCGAGAGGATCGCCACCCCGTTCCAGGTGTATAGCTGGACGGCCCCCCAGGCAGAGCATGCCATGGACTGCGTGCGTGCAGAGGACGCCTATACCTCAAGACTGGGCTACGAGGAACACATTCCTGGACAG aCTCGGGACTGGAATGAGGAGCTGCAGACAACAAGGGAGCTGCCCCGCAAGAACCTGCCTGAGCGACTGCTTCGAGAAAGAGCCATATTCAAG GTACACAGTGACTTCACAGCGGCAGCCACACGGGGTGCCATGGCAGTCATTGATGGCAATGTGATGGCCATCAACCCCAGTGAGGAGACCAAGATGCAGATGTTcatctggaacaacattttcttCAGCCTGGGCTTTGATGTCCGTGACCATTACAAGGACTTTGGTGGGGATGTGGCAGCCTATGTGGCACCTACCAACGATCTGAACGGTGTGCGCACATACAATGCAGTGGATGTGGAGGGACTGTACACACTGGGCACTGTAGTGGTAGACTACCGAGGCTATCGGGTCACGGCTCAATCCATCATCCCTGGCATCCTGGAGCGGGACCAGGAGCAGAGCGTCATCTACGGTTCCATTGACTTTGGCAAGACAGTAGTGTCACACCCACGGTACCTGGAGTTGCTGGAGCGTACCAGCCGACCCCTCAAGATCCTGCATCACCGTGTGCTCAATGACCGTGATGAGGAGGTGGAGCTCTGCTCCTCAGTTGAGTGCAAGGGCATCATTGGCAATGATGGCCGCCACTACATCCTTGACCTGCTGCGCACCTTCCCACCTGACCTCAACTTCCTGCCTGTTTCCGGTGAGGAGCTGCCTGAGGAGTGCACCCGAGCTGGCTTCCCCCGTGCCCACCGCCATAAGCTCTGTTGCCTACGCCAGGAGCTAGTGGATGCCTTTGTGGAGCACAG GTACCTCCTCTTCATGAAGCTGGCCGCCCTGCAGCTAATGCAGCAGAAAGCCAGCAAGGTGGAGAACACCACCTCACTGGAAAATGGTGGTCTTTCCCCCTCGGAGTCCAAGCCTGAAGACCCTCTGGGACCCGAGGTGGGAAGCCAGGAGGAGGGCGGCAGTGCCAGTGGCCTGGCCAAGGTGAAGGAGCTGGCGGAGACCATCGCCTCAGACGATGGCACAG CAGACCCCCGGAGCCGGGAGGTGATCCGCAATGCATGCAAGGCTGTTGGCTCCATCAGCAGCACGGCCTTCGACATTCGCTTCAACCCTGACATCTTCTCACCAG GGGTTCGCTTCCCTGAGTCCTGCCAGGATGAAGTTCGGGACCAGAAGCAGCTGCTGAAAGATGCAGCTGCCTTCTTGCTTTCCTGCCAGATTCCTGGCTTG GTGAAGGACTGCACAGATCATGCGGTGCTGCCCATGGACGGGGCCACACTGGCTGAGGTGATGCGCCAGCGTGGCATCAACATGCGCTACCTGGGCAAGGTACTGGACCTGGTGCTGCGGAGCCCAGCCCGTGACCAGCTGGACCACATATAC AAAATTGGCATTGGCGAACTCATCACCCGCTCTGCCAAGCACATCTTCAAGACATACTTACAG GGAGTCGAGCTCTCGGGCCTTTCAGCTGCCATCAGCCACTTCTTGAACTGCTTCTTGAGTTCCTATCCCAACCCTGTGGCCCACCTTCCTGCTGATGAGCTGCTTTCCAAGAAGaggaacaagaggaggaaaaaCCGTCCCCCAGGGGCTGCAGATAACACAGCCTGGGCTGTCATGACCCCCCAGGAACTCTGGAAGAACATCTGCCAGGAGGCCAAGAACTACTTCGACTTCAGCCTCGAATG TGATTCTGTGGACCAGGCTGTGGAGACCTACGGCCTGCAGAAGATAACACTGCTGCGGGAGATCTCCTTAAAAACTGGAATCCAG ATTTTGCTGAAGGAGTATAGTTTCGACAGCCGCCACAAGCCCGCATTCACTGAGGAGGACGTGCTCAACATCTTCCCCGTGGTTAAGCATGTCAACCCTAAGGCCTCGGATGCCTTCCACTTCTTCCAGAGTGGGCAGGCCAAAGTACAGCAGG GCTTCCTGAAGGAGGGCTGCGAGCTCATCAATGAGGCCCTGAACCTGTTCAACAATGTGTATGGAGCTATGCATGTGGAGATCTGTGCCTGCCTGCGCCTCCTGGCCCGTCTCCACTATATTATGGGTGACTATGCTGAG GCCCTCAGTAACCAACAAAAGGCAGTGCTGATGAGCGAGCGAGTGATGGGCATTGAGCACCCCAACACCATCCAGGAATAC ATGCACCTGGCCCTGTACTGCTTCGCCAGCAGCCAGCTGTCCACAGCGCTGAGCCTACTGTACCGTGCCCGCTACCTCATGCTGCTCGTGTTTGGGGAGGACCACCCTGAGATGGCTCTGCTGGAT AACAACATCGGTTTGGTGCTGCATGGTGTGATGGAATATGACTTGTCATTGCGTTTCCTGGAGAATGCGCTGGCTGTTAGCACCAAGTACCACGGGCCCAAAGCCCTCAAGGTGGCCCTCAG CCACCACCTCGTTGCCCGGGTCTATGAGAGCAAAGCTGAGTTCCGGTCAGCCCTGCAGCATGAGAAGGAGGGCTACACCATATACAAGACCCAG CTGGGTGAGGACCACGAGAAGACCAAGGAGAGCTCTGAGTACCTCAAGTGCCTGACCCAGCAGGCTGTCGCCCTGCAGCGCACCATGAATGAGATCTACCGCAATGGCTCCAGCGCCAACATCCCGCCCCTCAAG TTCACAGCCCCCAGCATGGCCAGTGTCTTGGAGCAGCTGAACGTCATCAATGGCATCCTCTTCATTCCTCTCAG CCAAAAAGACTTGGAGAATCTGAAGGCCGAGGTGGCACGGCGGCACCAGCTCCAGGAGGCCAGCAAAAACAGGGATAAGGCCGAGGAGCCCATGGCCACTGAGCCTGAGCCAGCGGGGGCTCCAGAGGATGTGGGCTCCCAGCCCCAGGCTGCCAAGGACCCTTCCTCCCCAAGCTTGCAGGGATAG
- the Cluh gene encoding clustered mitochondria protein homolog isoform X4 — protein sequence MVIKTDELPAAAPADSAREHGSQTGGKGRPGAAEPPSVMLLNGDCPESLKKEDGAAEPPRENGLDEGEPGDETTGQEVIVIQDTGFSVKILAPGIEPFSLQVSPQEMVQEIHQVLMDREDTCHRTCFSLHLDGNMLDHFSELRSVEGLQEGSVLRVVEEPYTVREARIHVRHVRDLLKSLDPSDAFNGVDCNSLSFLSVFTDGDLGDSGKRKKGLEMDPIDCTPPEYILPGSRERPLCPLQPQNRDWKPLQCLKVLTMSGWNPPPGNRKMHGDLMYLFVITAEDRQVSITASTRGFYLNQSTAYHFNPKPASPRFLSHSLVELLNQISPTFKKNFAVLQKKRVQRHPFERIATPFQVYSWTAPQAEHAMDCVRAEDAYTSRLGYEEHIPGQTRDWNEELQTTRELPRKNLPERLLRERAIFKVHSDFTAAATRGAMAVIDGNVMAINPSEETKMQMFIWNNIFFSLGFDVRDHYKDFGGDVAAYVAPTNDLNGVRTYNAVDVEGLYTLGTVVVDYRGYRVTAQSIIPGILERDQEQSVIYGSIDFGKTVVSHPRYLELLERTSRPLKILHHRVLNDRDEEVELCSSVECKGIIGNDGRHYILDLLRTFPPDLNFLPVSGEELPEECTRAGFPRAHRHKLCCLRQELVDAFVEHRYLLFMKLAALQLMQQKASKVENTTSLENGGLSPSESKPEDPLGPEVGSQEEGGSASGLAKVKELAETIASDDGTDPRSREVIRNACKAVGSISSTAFDIRFNPDIFSPGVRFPESCQDEVRDQKQLLKDAAAFLLSCQIPGLVKDCTDHAVLPMDGATLAEVMRQRGINMRYLGKVLDLVLRSPARDQLDHIYKIGIGELITRSAKHIFKTYLQGVELSGLSAAISHFLNCFLSSYPNPVAHLPADELLSKKRNKRRKNRPPGAADNTAWAVMTPQELWKNICQEAKNYFDFSLECDSVDQAVETYGLQKITLLREISLKTGIQILLKEYSFDSRHKPAFTEEDVLNIFPVVKHVNPKASDAFHFFQSGQAKVQQGFLKEGCELINEALNLFNNVYGAMHVEICACLRLLARLHYIMGDYAEALSNQQKAVLMSERVMGIEHPNTIQEYMHLALYCFASSQLSTALSLLYRARYLMLLVFGEDHPEMALLDNNIGLVLHGVMEYDLSLRFLENALAVSTKYHGPKALKVALSHHLVARVYESKAEFRSALQHEKEGYTIYKTQLGEDHEKTKESSEYLKCLTQQAVALQRTMNEIYRNGSSANIPPLKFTAPSMASVLEQLNVINGILFIPLSQKDLENLKAEVARRHQLQEASKNRDKAEEPMATEPEPAGAPEDVGSQPQAAKDPSSPSLQG from the exons ATGGTCATCAAGACGGACGAGTTGCCGGCGGCCGCCCCTGCCGACAGCGCCCGTGAGCATGGCTCGCAGACCGGTGGCAAGGGGAGGCCGGGCGCGGCCG AACCACCATCAGTCATGCTGTTGAATGGGGACTGCCCAGAGAGCCTGAAGAAGGAGGATGGGGCAGCTGAGCCACCCAGGGAGAATGGGCTGGATGAAGGTGAGCCAGGAGATGAGACTACTGGACAGGAAGTCATTGTCATTCAGGACACAGGCTTTTCTGTGAAGATCCTGGCCCCTGGGATTGAGCCCTTCTCCCTTCAG GTGTCTCCCCAGGAGATGGTGCAGGAGATCCACCAGGTGCTCATGGACCGTGAAGACACATGTCACCGTACCTGCTTCTCACTGCACCTGGATGGCAACATGCTGGACCACTTTTCAGAGCTGCGTAGTGTTGAGGGGCTGCAGGAGGGTTCAGTGCTCCGTGTGGTGGAAG aGCCCTACACAGTGCGGGAGGCTCGCATCCATGTGCGCCATGTCCGAGACCTGCTCAAGAGCCTGGACCCATCTGATGCGTTCAATGGTGTTGACTGCAACTCCTTGTCCTTTCTGAGTGTCTTCACTGATGGTGACCTGGGAG ACAGTGGGAAGCGGAAGAAGGGATTGGAGATGGACCCCATCGACTGCACACCACCTGAGTACATCCTGCCAGGGAGCCGGGAGCGGCCGTTGTGTCCCCTACAACCCCAGAACCGTGACTGGAAG CCCCTGCAATGTCTGAAAGTGCTCACCATGAGTGGCTGGAACCCACCCCCTGGGAACCGCAAGATGCATGGGGACCTCATGTACTTGTTTGTGATCACAGCTGAGGACCGGCAAGTCAGCATCACAGCATCCACACGGGGCTTCTACCTGAACCA ATCCACAGCCTACCACTTCAACCCCAAACCTGCCAGCCCACGCTTCCTCAGCCATTCCCTAGTGGAGCTGCTCAACCAGATCAGCCCAACCTTCAAAAAAAACTTTGCTGTGCTACAGAAGAAAAG GGTCCAGCGCCACCCGTTCGAGAGGATCGCCACCCCGTTCCAGGTGTATAGCTGGACGGCCCCCCAGGCAGAGCATGCCATGGACTGCGTGCGTGCAGAGGACGCCTATACCTCAAGACTGGGCTACGAGGAACACATTCCTGGACAG aCTCGGGACTGGAATGAGGAGCTGCAGACAACAAGGGAGCTGCCCCGCAAGAACCTGCCTGAGCGACTGCTTCGAGAAAGAGCCATATTCAAG GTACACAGTGACTTCACAGCGGCAGCCACACGGGGTGCCATGGCAGTCATTGATGGCAATGTGATGGCCATCAACCCCAGTGAGGAGACCAAGATGCAGATGTTcatctggaacaacattttcttCAGCCTGGGCTTTGATGTCCGTGACCATTACAAGGACTTTGGTGGGGATGTGGCAGCCTATGTGGCACCTACCAACGATCTGAACGGTGTGCGCACATACAATGCAGTGGATGTGGAGGGACTGTACACACTGGGCACTGTAGTGGTAGACTACCGAGGCTATCGGGTCACGGCTCAATCCATCATCCCTGGCATCCTGGAGCGGGACCAGGAGCAGAGCGTCATCTACGGTTCCATTGACTTTGGCAAGACAGTAGTGTCACACCCACGGTACCTGGAGTTGCTGGAGCGTACCAGCCGACCCCTCAAGATCCTGCATCACCGTGTGCTCAATGACCGTGATGAGGAGGTGGAGCTCTGCTCCTCAGTTGAGTGCAAGGGCATCATTGGCAATGATGGCCGCCACTACATCCTTGACCTGCTGCGCACCTTCCCACCTGACCTCAACTTCCTGCCTGTTTCCGGTGAGGAGCTGCCTGAGGAGTGCACCCGAGCTGGCTTCCCCCGTGCCCACCGCCATAAGCTCTGTTGCCTACGCCAGGAGCTAGTGGATGCCTTTGTGGAGCACAG GTACCTCCTCTTCATGAAGCTGGCCGCCCTGCAGCTAATGCAGCAGAAAGCCAGCAAGGTGGAGAACACCACCTCACTGGAAAATGGTGGTCTTTCCCCCTCGGAGTCCAAGCCTGAAGACCCTCTGGGACCCGAGGTGGGAAGCCAGGAGGAGGGCGGCAGTGCCAGTGGCCTGGCCAAGGTGAAGGAGCTGGCGGAGACCATCGCCTCAGACGATGGCACAG ACCCCCGGAGCCGGGAGGTGATCCGCAATGCATGCAAGGCTGTTGGCTCCATCAGCAGCACGGCCTTCGACATTCGCTTCAACCCTGACATCTTCTCACCAG GGGTTCGCTTCCCTGAGTCCTGCCAGGATGAAGTTCGGGACCAGAAGCAGCTGCTGAAAGATGCAGCTGCCTTCTTGCTTTCCTGCCAGATTCCTGGCTTG GTGAAGGACTGCACAGATCATGCGGTGCTGCCCATGGACGGGGCCACACTGGCTGAGGTGATGCGCCAGCGTGGCATCAACATGCGCTACCTGGGCAAGGTACTGGACCTGGTGCTGCGGAGCCCAGCCCGTGACCAGCTGGACCACATATAC AAAATTGGCATTGGCGAACTCATCACCCGCTCTGCCAAGCACATCTTCAAGACATACTTACAG GGAGTCGAGCTCTCGGGCCTTTCAGCTGCCATCAGCCACTTCTTGAACTGCTTCTTGAGTTCCTATCCCAACCCTGTGGCCCACCTTCCTGCTGATGAGCTGCTTTCCAAGAAGaggaacaagaggaggaaaaaCCGTCCCCCAGGGGCTGCAGATAACACAGCCTGGGCTGTCATGACCCCCCAGGAACTCTGGAAGAACATCTGCCAGGAGGCCAAGAACTACTTCGACTTCAGCCTCGAATG TGATTCTGTGGACCAGGCTGTGGAGACCTACGGCCTGCAGAAGATAACACTGCTGCGGGAGATCTCCTTAAAAACTGGAATCCAG ATTTTGCTGAAGGAGTATAGTTTCGACAGCCGCCACAAGCCCGCATTCACTGAGGAGGACGTGCTCAACATCTTCCCCGTGGTTAAGCATGTCAACCCTAAGGCCTCGGATGCCTTCCACTTCTTCCAGAGTGGGCAGGCCAAAGTACAGCAGG GCTTCCTGAAGGAGGGCTGCGAGCTCATCAATGAGGCCCTGAACCTGTTCAACAATGTGTATGGAGCTATGCATGTGGAGATCTGTGCCTGCCTGCGCCTCCTGGCCCGTCTCCACTATATTATGGGTGACTATGCTGAG GCCCTCAGTAACCAACAAAAGGCAGTGCTGATGAGCGAGCGAGTGATGGGCATTGAGCACCCCAACACCATCCAGGAATAC ATGCACCTGGCCCTGTACTGCTTCGCCAGCAGCCAGCTGTCCACAGCGCTGAGCCTACTGTACCGTGCCCGCTACCTCATGCTGCTCGTGTTTGGGGAGGACCACCCTGAGATGGCTCTGCTGGAT AACAACATCGGTTTGGTGCTGCATGGTGTGATGGAATATGACTTGTCATTGCGTTTCCTGGAGAATGCGCTGGCTGTTAGCACCAAGTACCACGGGCCCAAAGCCCTCAAGGTGGCCCTCAG CCACCACCTCGTTGCCCGGGTCTATGAGAGCAAAGCTGAGTTCCGGTCAGCCCTGCAGCATGAGAAGGAGGGCTACACCATATACAAGACCCAG CTGGGTGAGGACCACGAGAAGACCAAGGAGAGCTCTGAGTACCTCAAGTGCCTGACCCAGCAGGCTGTCGCCCTGCAGCGCACCATGAATGAGATCTACCGCAATGGCTCCAGCGCCAACATCCCGCCCCTCAAG TTCACAGCCCCCAGCATGGCCAGTGTCTTGGAGCAGCTGAACGTCATCAATGGCATCCTCTTCATTCCTCTCAG CCAAAAAGACTTGGAGAATCTGAAGGCCGAGGTGGCACGGCGGCACCAGCTCCAGGAGGCCAGCAAAAACAGGGATAAGGCCGAGGAGCCCATGGCCACTGAGCCTGAGCCAGCGGGGGCTCCAGAGGATGTGGGCTCCCAGCCCCAGGCTGCCAAGGACCCTTCCTCCCCAAGCTTGCAGGGATAG